In one window of Prevotella sp. E13-17 DNA:
- the mreC gene encoding rod shape-determining protein MreC, producing MNNLLAFIIKYYHWLIFLILEIVSGVMLFGYNNYQGSMWVSSSNAIAGNVYKWQSSFAQFFSLTKRSEQLTQRNIYLEERLHELRKENARLRGDTTLFLPDEKQVLSQVRWIPAKVVDNSVNNPDNLITIDRGSADGIKRDMGVVCGKGIVGVVYMVNDHYSVVLPVLNRHSHISCTIRESDYFGYLVWDGKDPAIAYLEDVPRHAIIKKGYWVETSGFSTIFPPGISVGRILAIYNSPDGLSYRVKVRLSTDFGKLRDVCVFDDPSIAERARLNTAANDSLSKLK from the coding sequence GTGAATAACCTGCTCGCATTCATCATCAAATACTACCACTGGCTGATTTTCCTCATTTTGGAAATCGTCAGTGGTGTGATGTTGTTTGGATACAACAACTATCAGGGGAGCATGTGGGTATCCTCATCGAATGCCATTGCAGGAAATGTATATAAATGGCAGTCAAGTTTTGCACAGTTTTTCTCACTGACAAAGCGCAGCGAACAACTAACGCAACGCAACATCTACTTAGAAGAAAGACTGCATGAACTCAGAAAGGAGAATGCCAGATTACGAGGAGACACCACCTTATTCTTACCCGACGAGAAACAAGTATTGAGTCAGGTAAGATGGATTCCTGCCAAGGTGGTTGACAATTCTGTTAATAATCCCGACAACTTGATAACTATTGACCGTGGCAGTGCTGATGGCATTAAGCGCGACATGGGTGTGGTTTGCGGCAAGGGCATCGTTGGCGTTGTATATATGGTCAACGACCACTACTCTGTAGTACTACCCGTGCTGAACCGCCATTCACATATCAGCTGCACTATCCGCGAGAGCGACTATTTCGGTTATTTGGTATGGGATGGCAAGGATCCAGCCATCGCCTATCTGGAAGACGTGCCCCGCCACGCAATCATCAAGAAAGGCTATTGGGTAGAGACCAGTGGTTTCTCTACCATCTTTCCCCCAGGCATCTCTGTAGGCAGGATTTTAGCCATCTACAACTCACCAGATGGTCTTTCTTATCGAGTGAAAGTCCGTCTCTCTACAGATTTTGGTAAGCTACGCGATGTGTGTGTATTCGACGACCCCTCCATAGCCGAGCGTGCTCGTTTGAATACCGCAGCCAATGATTCACTATCAAAATTGAAGTAA
- a CDS encoding DASS family sodium-coupled anion symporter, with protein sequence MVHQHIGTQLVDVARKWRHERKYHPGNKCKTAAKIATVAIVTLLLWFLPSDMFGIDGLTVIQQRIIAIFAFATLMWILEIVSSWATSISIIVLMLLFCSDSGIAPLVNPDEVGTLLSHKGVMASFADPIIMLFIGGFVLAIAATKTGLDAQLAKVLLRPFGTRSEMVLLGFLLITGLFSMFVSNTATAAMMLTFLAPVFHQLPPEGKGRVALAMSIPVAANLGGMGTPIGTPPNSIALKYLNDPEGLNMGLGFGQWMMFMFPLVMLLLFISWRLLLKFFPFSQKTVELKIDGGMQKGFHSWVVIVTFIITVVLWLSDRYTGINANTVAMIPFCIFALTGVINKRDLEQINWSVIWMVAGGFALGYGLNASGLAANAVESIPFGEFSPLLILLIGGAICYLLSNFISNSATAALLMPILAMVCGAMGDKLAPIGGTPTVLIGVAIAASSAMILPISTPPNALAFATGYVKQKEMSKIGIIMGFISMILGFGLVYLMGTFHII encoded by the coding sequence ATGGTACACCAACACATAGGTACTCAACTTGTTGACGTAGCCAGGAAATGGCGTCACGAACGTAAATATCACCCAGGTAACAAATGTAAGACTGCAGCAAAGATTGCAACGGTAGCTATCGTCACACTGCTGCTTTGGTTCTTGCCATCCGACATGTTTGGTATTGACGGGTTAACAGTCATTCAACAGCGCATCATAGCCATTTTCGCTTTTGCTACGCTGATGTGGATCTTAGAAATCGTTTCTTCATGGGCAACATCTATTTCTATCATCGTACTGATGCTGCTATTCTGTTCTGACAGTGGCATAGCACCGCTGGTAAACCCAGACGAAGTTGGAACTCTTCTCTCTCATAAAGGTGTGATGGCATCGTTTGCCGATCCTATCATCATGCTGTTCATCGGTGGTTTTGTGTTGGCTATAGCCGCCACAAAGACTGGCCTCGATGCACAGTTGGCTAAAGTGCTGCTCCGTCCGTTCGGAACACGAAGTGAAATGGTACTTTTGGGTTTTCTGCTCATCACGGGTCTGTTCTCCATGTTTGTGTCTAACACCGCTACAGCAGCAATGATGCTCACATTCCTCGCACCTGTATTCCATCAGCTTCCTCCAGAAGGTAAGGGCCGTGTTGCCTTGGCAATGTCTATCCCCGTAGCGGCCAATCTCGGTGGCATGGGGACGCCTATCGGTACGCCTCCAAACTCTATTGCCTTGAAGTATCTTAATGATCCTGAGGGATTGAATATGGGCCTTGGCTTCGGACAGTGGATGATGTTCATGTTCCCACTGGTTATGTTGCTGTTGTTCATCAGCTGGCGTCTGTTGCTTAAGTTCTTCCCCTTCAGTCAGAAGACTGTTGAGCTAAAGATTGATGGTGGTATGCAGAAGGGATTCCATTCTTGGGTAGTTATCGTTACATTCATCATTACTGTAGTCCTTTGGCTTTCTGACCGTTATACTGGTATTAACGCCAACACAGTGGCAATGATTCCATTCTGCATCTTTGCACTCACAGGCGTTATCAACAAGCGCGACCTTGAGCAGATTAACTGGAGCGTTATCTGGATGGTTGCAGGCGGTTTCGCACTTGGTTATGGTCTTAACGCGTCTGGTCTGGCGGCCAATGCCGTAGAGAGCATCCCCTTCGGTGAGTTCTCACCACTACTTATCCTGCTCATCGGTGGTGCTATCTGCTATCTGTTGTCTAACTTTATCTCAAATTCAGCTACTGCAGCCTTGCTGATGCCAATCTTGGCAATGGTCTGCGGTGCAATGGGCGACAAACTTGCACCTATCGGAGGTACACCAACCGTTCTTATCGGTGTGGCTATCGCTGCCTCATCTGCCATGATTCTGCCTATCTCTACTCCACCAAATGCTCTTGCTTTCGCAACTGGTTATGTCAAGCAGAAAG
- the mrdA gene encoding penicillin-binding protein 2 has product MKDNSGEYRKLVIAMVAVAIVTIYILRLFSLQLMSDDYKKNADSNAFLKRIEYPARGIITDRNGELLVYNQPAYDIMVVVNEAKDRFDTLELCQALNITREEFDQRMTMMKDRNKNPGYSRFTQQMFMSQLSDQEFSIFQEKKYRFPGFYVQKRSIRQYRYPFAAHVLGDVAEVSPADIENDDYYQPGDYIGKLGVERSYEQQLRGQKGVQILLRDAHGRIQGSYQNGIYDRKPVAGKNLTLSIDYKLQELGERLLEGKIGSIVAIEPKTGEVLCMVSSPSYDPRMMVGRKRSKSHNQLSRNAWKPLLNRSIMGQYPPGSTFKTTQALTFLSEGIITAQTAYPCYHGFVFKGLRVGCHGHASPLPLVPAISTSCNGYFCWGLYHMIGNRQKYHTVQDAMNTWRDYMVSMGFGYQLGIDLPGEKRGLIPNAQFYDKAYKGSWNGLTIISISIGQGEVNATPLQIANLGATIANRGYFITPHVVKNIKGEKLDTLYTNKRYTMANKQAYDYVVQGMRSAVLGGTCKALSAYDFMACGKTGTAQNRGHDHSVFMGFAPMDEPKIAVAVYVENGGWGATYGVPIGGLIMEQFINGELSAASQSKASEIQHKRIDYGAGNR; this is encoded by the coding sequence GTGAAAGATAACTCAGGCGAATATAGGAAGCTTGTCATTGCGATGGTGGCTGTTGCGATTGTCACCATCTATATCCTGCGTCTTTTTTCACTGCAGCTGATGAGCGATGACTATAAGAAGAATGCCGACTCTAATGCCTTCCTAAAACGTATCGAATATCCTGCACGCGGCATTATCACCGACCGCAATGGCGAGCTACTGGTTTACAACCAGCCCGCCTACGACATCATGGTGGTGGTCAACGAAGCAAAAGACCGATTTGACACCCTTGAGCTCTGTCAGGCACTGAACATCACCCGCGAAGAGTTCGACCAACGGATGACCATGATGAAGGACCGCAACAAAAATCCTGGTTACTCACGTTTCACCCAACAGATGTTCATGAGTCAGCTGTCCGATCAGGAGTTCAGCATCTTCCAAGAAAAGAAATACCGTTTCCCCGGCTTTTACGTACAGAAGCGCAGCATCCGTCAATACCGATACCCCTTTGCAGCCCACGTTTTAGGCGACGTAGCAGAAGTATCACCTGCTGATATAGAGAACGATGACTACTATCAGCCGGGCGACTATATAGGTAAGCTCGGAGTCGAACGCTCTTACGAGCAACAACTGCGTGGCCAAAAAGGCGTACAGATATTGTTGCGCGATGCCCATGGACGCATCCAAGGCAGCTACCAGAATGGCATCTACGACCGCAAGCCTGTGGCCGGCAAGAACCTGACCCTCAGCATTGACTATAAGTTGCAAGAACTGGGCGAGCGACTGTTAGAAGGCAAAATTGGTTCTATCGTTGCCATCGAACCAAAGACCGGCGAGGTCCTCTGTATGGTCAGCTCACCCAGCTATGACCCACGCATGATGGTGGGCCGTAAGCGCTCCAAGAGTCACAACCAACTGAGTCGGAACGCCTGGAAACCCCTGCTCAACCGCAGTATCATGGGTCAGTATCCTCCCGGTTCAACCTTCAAGACCACCCAGGCACTCACCTTCTTGAGCGAGGGCATCATCACCGCCCAGACAGCCTACCCCTGCTACCACGGGTTCGTCTTCAAGGGCCTTCGCGTGGGTTGCCACGGTCATGCCTCTCCCCTTCCCCTTGTGCCAGCCATCTCCACCTCGTGCAACGGCTATTTCTGTTGGGGACTCTACCATATGATCGGCAATCGTCAGAAGTACCACACTGTACAGGATGCCATGAACACCTGGCGCGACTATATGGTCTCCATGGGCTTTGGCTATCAGCTGGGCATCGACCTACCGGGCGAGAAGCGAGGTCTTATCCCCAACGCACAGTTCTACGACAAAGCCTATAAAGGCTCATGGAACGGACTGACCATCATCAGTATCTCCATTGGTCAGGGCGAGGTAAACGCCACACCGCTGCAGATTGCAAATTTGGGGGCTACCATAGCCAACCGCGGCTATTTCATCACCCCACACGTAGTCAAAAACATCAAAGGCGAAAAGCTGGACACACTCTATACCAACAAACGCTACACCATGGCCAACAAGCAAGCCTACGACTATGTTGTGCAGGGCATGCGCTCAGCCGTGCTGGGCGGCACATGTAAGGCATTGTCTGCTTACGACTTCATGGCATGTGGCAAGACAGGTACGGCACAGAACCGTGGTCACGACCACTCCGTATTTATGGGCTTTGCGCCTATGGACGAGCCTAAGATTGCCGTTGCTGTCTATGTAGAAAATGGTGGATGGGGTGCCACCTATGGCGTGCCCATCGGTGGACTTATCATGGAACAATTCATCAATGGCGAGCTCTCGGCAGCATCGCAGAGCAAAGCCAGCGAAATACAACATAAACGTATTGACTATGGTGCAGGCAACAGATAA
- a CDS encoding rod shape-determining protein, with the protein MGFFSFRQELAMDLGTANTIIISDDKIVVDEPSVVALDRRTDKMIAVGQKAKLMYEKTHDNIRTIRPLRDGVIADFSACEQMMRGLINMVHTGHHFFSPSLRMVIGVPSGSTEVELRAVRDSAEHANGRDVYLIFEPMAAAIGIGVDVEAPEGNMIVDIGGGSTEIAVISLGGIVSNNSIRTAGDDLTTDIQEYMLRQHNIKVSERMAERIKIHVGSALTDLGDEAPEDYIVRGPNRITALPMEVPVCYQEIAHCLDKTIAKIENAVLSALESTPPELYADIVKNGIYLSGGGALLRGLDQRLTDKMNIQFHVPEDPLRSVAKGAGIALKNVDRFSFLMR; encoded by the coding sequence ATGGGTTTCTTCAGTTTTAGACAAGAGCTGGCCATGGACCTTGGCACAGCAAACACAATTATCATCAGTGATGACAAGATTGTGGTGGACGAGCCTTCTGTCGTAGCGCTCGACCGTCGTACGGACAAAATGATTGCCGTAGGACAAAAGGCCAAGTTGATGTACGAAAAGACACACGATAACATTCGTACCATCCGCCCTTTGCGCGATGGTGTGATTGCCGACTTCTCTGCTTGCGAACAGATGATGCGTGGACTCATCAACATGGTTCACACGGGGCATCATTTCTTTTCACCTTCACTTCGCATGGTCATCGGTGTACCTTCTGGTTCTACTGAGGTTGAGTTGCGTGCCGTACGCGACTCTGCCGAGCATGCTAACGGCCGCGATGTCTATCTGATTTTCGAGCCCATGGCCGCAGCTATCGGTATTGGTGTTGATGTTGAAGCACCCGAAGGCAACATGATTGTTGACATAGGTGGCGGTTCAACCGAGATTGCCGTCATCTCATTGGGTGGCATCGTATCCAACAACTCCATCCGCACAGCTGGTGACGATTTGACTACCGACATTCAAGAATACATGCTTCGTCAGCATAACATCAAGGTTTCCGAGCGTATGGCCGAGCGTATCAAAATTCACGTAGGCTCTGCTCTGACAGACCTTGGCGATGAAGCTCCCGAAGACTATATCGTACGTGGTCCCAACCGCATCACAGCACTGCCTATGGAGGTGCCTGTATGCTATCAGGAGATTGCCCATTGCCTAGACAAGACGATTGCTAAGATTGAGAATGCCGTTCTGTCTGCATTGGAAAGCACACCTCCCGAATTATATGCAGATATCGTCAAGAACGGTATCTATCTCAGTGGCGGTGGCGCATTGCTGCGCGGTCTTGACCAGCGTCTGACGGACAAGATGAACATTCAGTTCCACGTTCCCGAAGATCCTCTCCGTTCTGTTGCTAAGGGTGCTGGTATTGCACTTAAGAATGTTGATCGATTCTCGTTCCTGATGCGATAG
- a CDS encoding UDP-glucuronic acid decarboxylase family protein produces MKKILVTGGAGFIGSHLCERLVNEGNDVICLDNFYSGSKENVWHLIGRPNFELVRHDVVNPYWAEVDEIYNLACPASPIYYQNDPIQTTKTSVFGAYHMLGLARRTHCKILQSSTSEVYGDPNIHPQPESYWGNVNPIGRRSCYDEGKRCAETLFFDYHRLHGVRSKVIRIFNTYGPRMATNDGRVVSNFVVQALRGEDLTIYGDGQQTRSFQYVSDLIEGMIRVMATDDSFLGPVNLGNPGEFTMLELAEKVIKKVGGKSKIVFRPLPSDDPKMRRPDITLAKEKLGWEPKVKLDEGLDYIIEYFREKLNT; encoded by the coding sequence ATGAAGAAGATTCTAGTTACAGGAGGTGCTGGATTTATTGGCTCTCACCTGTGTGAACGTCTGGTAAACGAAGGAAATGATGTAATATGCCTAGACAATTTCTATTCTGGTTCGAAAGAAAACGTGTGGCACCTGATTGGCAGGCCTAACTTTGAATTGGTGCGCCATGATGTCGTAAATCCTTATTGGGCAGAAGTCGATGAGATATATAACTTGGCTTGTCCAGCATCGCCCATCTACTACCAAAACGATCCCATACAAACGACCAAGACTTCAGTATTCGGAGCCTATCACATGCTTGGCCTTGCACGTCGAACACACTGCAAGATACTGCAGTCGTCAACAAGCGAAGTGTATGGCGACCCCAATATTCATCCACAACCAGAGAGCTACTGGGGCAACGTGAACCCAATAGGCCGCCGGTCTTGCTACGACGAAGGCAAGCGTTGCGCCGAGACTTTATTCTTTGACTACCACCGTTTACATGGTGTTCGTTCAAAGGTGATACGTATTTTTAACACCTACGGACCTCGCATGGCCACTAACGATGGGCGCGTAGTTTCCAATTTTGTCGTTCAGGCACTTCGCGGTGAAGATCTGACCATCTACGGTGACGGCCAGCAAACACGCTCCTTCCAATACGTCAGCGACCTGATCGAAGGCATGATTCGAGTTATGGCTACAGACGATTCATTCTTGGGCCCAGTGAATTTAGGAAACCCCGGCGAATTCACCATGCTTGAACTTGCAGAGAAAGTGATCAAGAAGGTCGGTGGCAAGAGCAAGATTGTCTTTCGCCCCCTGCCCAGTGACGACCCAAAGATGCGCCGTCCAGACATCACACTGGCCAAAGAAAAGCTTGGTTGGGAACCCAAAGTAAAGCTTGACGAAGGACTTGATTATATTATTGAATACTTCCGTGAGAAGCTAAACACTTGA
- a CDS encoding IMP cyclohydrolase, whose translation MAEVKKIKTALISVFHKDGLDELLKKLNAEGVSFLSTGGTQKFIEEQGYKCQKVEDVTTYPSILGGRVKTLHPKVFGGILARRDNEGDREQMAQYEIPEIDLVIVDLYPFEQTVASGASEADIIEKIDIGGISLIRAAAKNFKDVVIVPSKAEYSVLLDILNKKGAQTDIEDRKMFATRAFGVSSHYDTAIHSWFEK comes from the coding sequence ATGGCTGAAGTAAAAAAGATTAAGACTGCCTTGATTTCGGTCTTCCACAAAGACGGACTCGACGAGTTGCTGAAAAAGCTTAATGCTGAAGGAGTTAGCTTCCTGTCAACAGGTGGCACACAGAAGTTCATTGAAGAACAGGGTTACAAATGTCAGAAGGTGGAAGATGTCACGACCTACCCTTCTATTTTGGGCGGACGCGTTAAGACCTTGCATCCAAAGGTATTCGGAGGAATCCTTGCACGTCGCGACAACGAAGGCGACCGTGAGCAGATGGCACAGTATGAAATCCCCGAGATTGACCTGGTTATCGTTGACCTCTATCCCTTCGAGCAGACCGTAGCAAGCGGTGCAAGCGAAGCCGACATCATTGAGAAGATTGACATTGGCGGTATCTCACTGATTCGCGCTGCTGCCAAGAACTTCAAAGACGTAGTCATCGTTCCTTCAAAAGCAGAATACAGCGTGTTGCTCGACATTCTAAACAAGAAGGGTGCTCAGACCGACATTGAGGACCGCAAGATGTTTGCCACACGCGCATTTGGTGTCAGCAGCCATTACGACACAGCCATTCACAGCTGGTTTGAAAAATAA
- the mreD gene encoding rod shape-determining protein MreD encodes MIYELLKRVMQFLLLGLAQVLVFNGMDILYGALPLIYVYFVIMFPRNYPKWAILLWSFAMGVTMDMFTNTPGVAAMSLTLIGALQPYLLELFLPRNADDYIKTSVRTLGFGKFLSLTYILMIIYCVTFYTIEAFSFFNFFHWFMCIIGSSLLTTILILALESLRKK; translated from the coding sequence ATGATATACGAACTATTAAAACGGGTGATGCAATTCTTGTTGCTTGGACTTGCTCAGGTTCTTGTTTTCAACGGCATGGACATCCTTTATGGCGCCCTTCCCCTTATCTATGTTTACTTCGTCATCATGTTTCCACGTAATTATCCCAAGTGGGCTATTTTACTTTGGAGTTTTGCCATGGGCGTCACCATGGACATGTTCACCAACACGCCTGGCGTTGCTGCTATGTCACTCACACTGATTGGCGCATTGCAACCCTATCTCTTAGAATTGTTCCTACCCCGCAATGCAGATGACTACATCAAGACATCCGTCCGCACATTGGGCTTCGGCAAGTTCCTTTCGCTGACATATATCCTGATGATCATCTATTGCGTCACATTTTACACCATCGAAGCCTTCAGCTTCTTCAACTTCTTCCATTGGTTCATGTGTATCATTGGAAGCAGTCTGCTGACAACCATCTTAATTCTGGCATTAGAGAGTCTTAGAAAGAAATAA